The Neovison vison isolate M4711 chromosome 5, ASM_NN_V1, whole genome shotgun sequence genome includes a region encoding these proteins:
- the PVALEF gene encoding parvalbumin-like EF-hand-containing protein, with amino-acid sequence MDEDFSSQMKKMALAMGTSLSDKDIELLPTDMRHHGSFNYLKFLEYMQKFQASGQLDSAIRQAFQTLDKDKSGFIEWNEIKYILSTVPSSGPTAPLTDEEAEAMIQAADTDGDGRIDFEEFSELIKKEKVPKKK; translated from the exons ATGGACGAGGACTTCTCCTCTCAGATGAAGAAGATGGCCTTGGCCATGGGCACATCCCTGTCGGACAAGGACATAGAGCTGCTGCCCACGGACATGCGGCATCACG GCTCCTTCAACTATCTCAAGTTCCTGGAGTACATGCAGAAGTTCCAGGCCTCAGGGCAGCTGGACAGCGCCATCCGCCAGGCCTTCCAGACCCTGGACAAGGACAAGAGTGGCTTCATCGAGTGGAATGAGATCAA GTACATCCTCTCCACCGTTCCCAGCAGCGGGCCCACCGCCCCGCTGACCGATGAGGAGGCTGAGGCCATGATCCAGGCGGCCGACACGGACGGGGACGGGAGGATTGACTTTGAAG AATTTTCTGAATTGATCAAAAAGGAGAAAGTTCCAAAGAAGAAGTAG